In one Parageobacillus genomosp. 1 genomic region, the following are encoded:
- the cysS gene encoding cysteine--tRNA ligase — translation MSSIRLYNTLTRKKETFEPLEPNKVKMYVCGPTVYNYIHIGNARAAIVFDTIRRYLEFRGYEVTYVSNFTDVDDKLIKAARELGEDVPTIAERFIQAYFEDITALGCKKANVHPRVTENIDIIIAFIQALIDKGYAYEVDGDVYYRTRKFAEYGKLSHQSIDELRAGARIEIGEKKDDPLDFALWKAAKEGEICWDSPWGKGRPGWHIECSAMARKYLGDTIDIHAGGQDLTFPHHENEIAQSEALTGKPFAKYWLHNGYLNINNEKMSKSLGNFVLVHDIIRQIDPQVLRFFMLSVHYRHPINYSDELLESAKKGLERLKTSYFNLKHRLQSSTNLTDDDEQWLDRIQKQHEAFIREMDDDFNTANGIAVLFELAKQANLYLHEKNTSERVIHAFLREFEQLLDVLGITLQEEELLDEEIEALIEKRNEARKNRNFALADQIRDQLKAKNIILEDTPQGTRWKRG, via the coding sequence ATGAGCAGCATTCGGCTTTATAATACGTTAACAAGAAAAAAAGAAACGTTTGAGCCGCTCGAACCGAATAAGGTGAAAATGTACGTATGCGGTCCGACGGTATATAACTATATTCATATCGGCAACGCCCGCGCTGCGATCGTATTTGATACGATTCGCCGCTACCTAGAGTTCCGCGGCTATGAAGTGACATACGTATCCAATTTTACCGATGTCGATGACAAATTAATTAAAGCAGCGCGGGAGCTAGGGGAAGATGTACCGACGATTGCCGAGCGGTTTATTCAAGCGTATTTTGAAGATATTACCGCTCTTGGCTGCAAAAAAGCGAACGTGCATCCGCGCGTCACCGAAAATATTGATATCATTATTGCGTTTATTCAAGCGTTAATCGATAAAGGGTATGCGTATGAAGTCGACGGCGATGTGTATTACCGTACGAGAAAATTTGCGGAGTACGGCAAACTCTCTCACCAGTCTATTGACGAGCTAAGAGCGGGAGCGCGCATCGAAATCGGGGAAAAGAAAGACGATCCGCTTGACTTTGCGTTATGGAAAGCAGCAAAAGAAGGGGAAATTTGCTGGGACAGCCCATGGGGAAAAGGCCGCCCTGGATGGCATATCGAATGCTCGGCCATGGCACGCAAATATTTAGGAGATACGATTGATATTCATGCGGGCGGCCAGGATTTGACATTCCCTCATCATGAAAATGAGATCGCCCAATCGGAAGCGTTGACGGGAAAACCGTTTGCGAAATATTGGCTGCATAACGGATATTTAAATATTAACAATGAAAAAATGTCAAAGTCGCTTGGCAACTTCGTGCTCGTTCATGATATTATCCGGCAAATTGATCCGCAAGTGTTGCGGTTCTTTATGCTTTCGGTTCATTACCGCCATCCGATCAACTATAGCGACGAGCTGTTAGAAAGCGCGAAAAAAGGATTAGAACGGTTAAAAACGTCCTATTTTAACTTAAAACATCGCTTGCAAAGCAGCACCAACTTAACCGATGATGACGAGCAATGGCTCGATCGGATTCAAAAGCAGCATGAGGCGTTTATCCGCGAAATGGACGACGATTTTAATACAGCTAATGGAATCGCCGTGTTGTTTGAGTTGGCGAAACAAGCGAATTTATATTTGCATGAGAAAAACACATCGGAACGCGTTATTCATGCGTTTTTACGTGAATTTGAACAGTTGCTTGATGTACTTGGCATTACGTTGCAAGAGGAAGAATTATTAGATGAGGAAATTGAAGCGCTCATCGAAAAACGGAATGAAGCGAGAAAAAATCGCAATTTCGCCTTAGCTGATCAAATTCGTGATCAATTAAAAGCGAAAAACATCATTTTAGAAGATACGCCGCAAGGAACAAGATGGAAAAGAGGATAA
- a CDS encoding Mini-ribonuclease 3, with the protein MSLLQPIKDVKQLNGLALAYIGDAVYEVYVRHHLLANGSVKPHQLHRQAIQYVSAKAQAKVLLALLEKELLTEEEQAVVRRGRNAKSGTIPKNTDVQTYRYSTAFEALIGYHFLGKNEKRVEELIRCSFAIIESKERTL; encoded by the coding sequence ATGAGCTTGCTACAGCCGATCAAAGATGTCAAACAGCTAAACGGATTAGCGCTTGCTTACATCGGTGATGCCGTCTACGAAGTATACGTACGGCATCACCTTCTTGCCAATGGCAGCGTGAAACCGCACCAGCTTCATCGCCAAGCAATTCAATACGTATCTGCCAAAGCGCAGGCTAAAGTGTTGCTAGCTTTATTGGAAAAGGAATTATTAACGGAAGAAGAACAAGCCGTCGTCCGCCGCGGGAGAAACGCCAAATCCGGCACGATTCCGAAAAATACGGACGTGCAGACATACCGGTATAGCACGGCGTTTGAAGCATTGATTGGCTATCACTTTTTAGGGAAAAATGAAAAGCGGGTGGAAGAGCTAATTCGTTGTTCATTTGCGATTATTGAAAGTAAGGAAAGGACGTTGTAA
- the rlmB gene encoding 23S rRNA (guanosine(2251)-2'-O)-methyltransferase RlmB: MDFIIGRNPVMEALKSQREINKIWIAEGVQRHSVQPIIQLAKQNGVLVQYVPKKKLDQMVEGTHQGVVAQVAAYRYYEVDDLFARASEKGEPPFFLILDELEDPHNLGSIMRTADAVGAHGIIIPKRRSVGLTATVAKASTGAIEHIPVARVTNLARTIDELKERGVWIVGTDAKAKDDYRSFDGTMPLALVIGSEGKGISRLVLEKCDFLLRLPMRGHVTSLNASVAASLLMYEVYRKRYPLGE; encoded by the coding sequence ATGGATTTTATTATTGGGAGAAACCCGGTGATGGAGGCGTTGAAGTCGCAGCGGGAAATCAATAAAATTTGGATCGCGGAAGGGGTGCAGCGCCACTCCGTGCAGCCGATTATTCAGCTCGCCAAACAAAACGGCGTACTTGTGCAATACGTTCCGAAAAAAAAGCTCGATCAAATGGTAGAAGGGACACACCAAGGAGTGGTGGCTCAAGTTGCAGCATACCGTTACTACGAAGTCGATGATTTATTCGCCCGGGCATCGGAAAAAGGAGAACCACCGTTTTTTCTTATTCTTGATGAACTAGAGGATCCGCATAATTTAGGATCTATTATGCGAACGGCCGATGCTGTAGGGGCGCATGGCATCATTATTCCGAAACGGCGTTCTGTCGGCTTGACGGCGACGGTAGCGAAAGCTTCCACAGGAGCGATCGAGCATATTCCCGTTGCGAGAGTGACAAATCTAGCGAGAACGATCGACGAATTAAAAGAGCGTGGGGTATGGATTGTCGGGACTGATGCGAAAGCAAAAGACGACTACCGCTCCTTTGACGGAACAATGCCATTGGCTCTCGTAATTGGTAGTGAAGGAAAAGGAATCAGCAGACTTGTTTTAGAAAAATGTGATTTTCTCCTTCGTCTGCCGATGAGAGGACATGTGACATCATTGAATGCCTCCGTCGCTGCAAGTCTTCTCATGTACGAGGTGTATCGCAAGCGATATCCTTTAGGAGAATAA
- a CDS encoding NYN domain-containing protein → MNILIVDGYNMIGAWPELRKLKEENDLAAARDLLIDKMAEYQGFTGDRVIIVFDAHLVQGNEKKYKNHQVEVIFTKEHETADERIERLAKSLINVRTKVYVATSDYTEQWTIFSQGALRKSARELLAEMETIEKDISKKLQDIQQKTPMSKVPLTEEVAKIFEKWRRGQK, encoded by the coding sequence ATGAATATTTTAATCGTCGATGGCTATAACATGATCGGTGCCTGGCCGGAACTCCGCAAACTAAAAGAAGAAAATGACCTTGCCGCGGCAAGGGATTTGCTGATTGACAAAATGGCGGAGTATCAAGGATTTACGGGAGACCGAGTAATCATTGTTTTTGACGCACACCTCGTACAAGGGAATGAGAAAAAATATAAAAACCATCAAGTCGAAGTAATATTTACAAAAGAACATGAAACAGCGGATGAACGCATTGAACGGTTGGCCAAAAGCTTAATCAATGTACGAACAAAGGTGTATGTTGCTACATCGGATTATACGGAGCAATGGACGATTTTTAGTCAAGGAGCGTTGCGCAAGTCCGCCCGTGAGCTTTTAGCAGAAATGGAGACGATCGAAAAAGATATTTCCAAAAAACTGCAAGACATACAACAAAAGACCCCAATGTCCAAAGTCCCGTTAACCGAAGAAGTTGCTAAAATTTTCGAAAAATGGAGAAGAGGGCAAAAATGA
- the sigH gene encoding RNA polymerase sporulation sigma factor SigH: MYNDYKNMEDERLVELVHQGDGDALDFLIHKYQNFVRAKARSYFLVGADREDIVQEGMIGLYKAVRDFKGDKLSSFKAFAELCITRQMITAIKTATRQKHIPLNSYVSLDKPIYDDESDRTLMDVISGTKATDPEELIVNREKVDDIEVKMAELLSDLERKVLALYLDGRSYQEISEELNRHVKSIDNALQRVKRKLEKYLEYREISL, from the coding sequence ATGTATAATGATTACAAAAATATGGAAGATGAGCGGCTAGTAGAGTTAGTACATCAAGGGGATGGGGATGCGTTAGATTTTTTAATTCATAAATACCAAAATTTTGTACGTGCCAAAGCCCGCTCTTACTTTTTAGTCGGCGCCGATCGGGAAGATATTGTTCAGGAAGGGATGATCGGTCTATACAAGGCAGTTCGCGACTTTAAAGGGGACAAGCTCTCCTCCTTTAAGGCGTTTGCAGAACTTTGTATCACAAGGCAGATGATTACGGCCATTAAAACGGCAACAAGGCAAAAACATATTCCGCTGAATTCATACGTTTCCTTGGATAAGCCTATCTATGATGATGAATCAGACCGCACGTTGATGGATGTCATTTCCGGCACAAAAGCGACGGATCCGGAAGAGCTTATTGTCAATCGCGAAAAAGTAGACGATATTGAGGTCAAAATGGCGGAACTTCTTAGCGATTTAGAGAGAAAAGTGCTTGCTTTGTATTTGGATGGACGTTCGTACCAAGAAATTTCTGAAGAATTGAACCGCCATGTCAAATCGATTGATAACGCTCTTCAGCGTGTTAAAAGAAAGCTGGAAAAATATTTGGAGTACCGCGAAATCAGCCTTTAA
- the rpmG gene encoding 50S ribosomal protein L33, protein MRKKVILACSKCGSRNYVTMKKIDHVTERFETNKFCKTCNMHTPHRETK, encoded by the coding sequence ATGCGGAAAAAAGTGATTTTGGCTTGTAGTAAATGCGGCAGTCGAAATTATGTGACGATGAAAAAAATAGACCATGTAACAGAACGCTTTGAAACGAATAAATTTTGCAAAACTTGCAACATGCATACACCCCACCGTGAGACGAAATAG
- the secE gene encoding preprotein translocase subunit SecE: MQRIINFFKEVVREMKKVSWPNRKELVNYTAIVLATVAFFTVFFAVIDLGISELIRVVFE, from the coding sequence ATGCAGCGAATCATCAACTTTTTCAAAGAAGTAGTACGAGAAATGAAAAAAGTAAGTTGGCCAAATCGGAAGGAATTAGTTAATTATACAGCTATCGTATTAGCTACCGTTGCGTTTTTTACGGTATTTTTTGCCGTTATTGATTTAGGTATTTCCGAATTAATTCGTGTTGTTTTTGAATAA
- the nusG gene encoding transcription termination/antitermination protein NusG encodes MEKNWYVIHTYSGYENKVKANLEKRVESMGMQDKIFRVVVPEETETDVKNGKRKTTKKKVFPGYVLVEMVMTDDSWYVVRNTPGVTGFVGSSGAGSKPTPLMEEEVKMILKRMGMPLTDIEIDYELNETVRVKEGPFTNFTGKIEAIDVDKRKVKVLVNMFGRETPVELEFSQIEKI; translated from the coding sequence ATGGAAAAAAATTGGTATGTGATTCATACGTATTCTGGTTATGAAAATAAAGTGAAGGCCAACTTAGAAAAACGCGTCGAATCCATGGGGATGCAGGATAAAATTTTTCGCGTTGTCGTTCCCGAAGAAACAGAAACAGATGTGAAAAACGGCAAAAGAAAGACGACGAAAAAGAAAGTATTTCCAGGCTATGTGCTAGTGGAAATGGTGATGACCGATGATTCCTGGTATGTGGTGCGCAATACCCCTGGGGTAACGGGATTTGTCGGTTCAAGCGGGGCTGGCTCTAAACCAACGCCATTGATGGAAGAAGAAGTAAAAATGATTTTAAAACGGATGGGCATGCCATTGACAGACATCGAAATAGATTATGAACTAAATGAAACGGTAAGGGTAAAAGAAGGTCCTTTTACCAACTTTACTGGCAAAATAGAAGCGATCGATGTGGATAAACGAAAAGTGAAAGTGCTTGTCAATATGTTCGGCCGCGAAACACCGGTGGAGTTGGAATTTTCACAGATTGAAAAAATATGA
- the rplK gene encoding 50S ribosomal protein L11, with protein MAKKVVKVVKLQIPAGKANPAPPVGPALGQAGVNIMAFCKEFNARTADQAGLIIPVEITVFEDRSFTFITKTPPAAVLLKKAAGIESGSGEPNRNKVATIKRDKVREIAEMKMPDLNAASIEAAMRMVEGTARSMGIVIED; from the coding sequence GTGGCAAAAAAAGTTGTGAAAGTCGTCAAACTGCAAATTCCTGCGGGGAAAGCGAATCCGGCACCGCCAGTTGGTCCTGCATTAGGTCAAGCCGGTGTTAATATTATGGCGTTTTGTAAGGAGTTCAATGCTCGTACAGCAGACCAAGCGGGTTTAATTATTCCAGTTGAAATCACGGTTTTTGAAGACCGTTCATTTACATTTATCACAAAAACTCCGCCAGCTGCAGTATTGCTGAAAAAAGCGGCCGGCATTGAATCCGGTTCTGGTGAACCAAACCGTAATAAAGTAGCAACAATCAAACGCGACAAAGTGCGCGAGATTGCGGAAATGAAAATGCCGGATTTAAACGCAGCAAGCATTGAGGCTGCGATGCGCATGGTTGAAGGTACAGCCCGCAGCATGGGTATTGTTATCGAAGACTAA
- the rplA gene encoding 50S ribosomal protein L1, producing MPKRGKKYLEALKLVDRFKAYPITEAIELVKKTNIAKFDATVEVAFRLGVDPKKADQQIRGAVVLPHGTGKVQRVLVFAKGEKAKEAEAAGADYVGDTEYINKIQQGWFDFDVVVATPDMMGEVGKLGRILGPKGLMPNPKTGTVTFDVAKAVQEIKAGKVEYRVDKAGNIHVPIGKVSFDNEKLAENFATIYEAILKAKPAAAKGTYVKNVTVTSTMGPGIKVDPSTVAVAQ from the coding sequence ATGCCAAAAAGAGGAAAAAAATACTTAGAAGCATTGAAGCTTGTAGACCGCTTCAAAGCGTATCCAATCACAGAAGCGATTGAACTGGTGAAAAAAACGAACATTGCTAAATTTGATGCTACGGTGGAAGTTGCGTTCCGTTTAGGCGTCGATCCGAAAAAAGCGGATCAACAAATTCGTGGCGCGGTTGTATTGCCTCATGGTACAGGGAAAGTACAACGTGTATTAGTATTCGCTAAAGGGGAAAAAGCGAAAGAAGCGGAAGCAGCTGGCGCCGACTACGTTGGCGATACAGAATATATCAACAAAATCCAACAAGGCTGGTTTGATTTTGACGTTGTTGTCGCAACACCTGACATGATGGGTGAGGTTGGTAAATTAGGACGTATTTTAGGTCCAAAAGGATTAATGCCAAACCCGAAAACTGGTACCGTTACATTTGATGTAGCAAAAGCGGTGCAAGAAATTAAAGCTGGTAAAGTCGAATATCGCGTTGACAAAGCCGGCAACATCCATGTGCCGATTGGCAAAGTGTCGTTTGACAACGAGAAACTGGCAGAAAACTTCGCTACGATTTACGAAGCGATTTTAAAAGCAAAACCAGCCGCAGCAAAAGGTACGTACGTGAAAAACGTAACGGTTACTTCGACGATGGGACCTGGCATCAAAGTAGACCCATCTACAGTAGCGGTAGCGCAATAA
- the rplJ gene encoding 50S ribosomal protein L10, producing MSSAIELKKQIVAEIAEKFRASKSTVIVDYRGLNVAEITELRKQLREAGIEFKVYKNTLTRRALAEVGLEGLNDVLTGPNAIAFSNEDVVAPAKILSEFAKSHEALEIKAGVIEGNIATLEEINALAKLPSREGLLSMLLSVLQAPIRNFALVTKAVAEKKEEQGA from the coding sequence ATGAGCAGCGCGATCGAACTCAAAAAACAAATCGTAGCAGAGATAGCTGAAAAATTCCGCGCCAGCAAATCTACGGTTATCGTAGACTACCGTGGCTTAAACGTAGCGGAAATTACAGAACTCCGTAAGCAGCTCCGCGAAGCGGGCATTGAGTTCAAAGTATATAAAAACACATTAACCCGCCGCGCGCTAGCAGAAGTTGGATTAGAAGGATTAAACGACGTACTTACTGGACCAAATGCGATTGCATTTAGCAATGAAGATGTCGTAGCGCCGGCGAAAATTTTAAGTGAATTTGCCAAAAGCCATGAAGCGCTTGAAATTAAAGCAGGTGTCATTGAAGGCAACATTGCAACGCTTGAAGAAATCAATGCGCTTGCAAAACTTCCTTCTCGCGAAGGCTTGCTTTCTATGTTGCTTAGCGTTCTTCAGGCGCCAATTCGCAACTTTGCGCTTGTTACAAAAGCAGTTGCGGAGAAAAAAGAAGAGCAAGGCGCATAA
- the rplL gene encoding 50S ribosomal protein L7/L12, whose protein sequence is MTKEQIIEAVKNMTVLELNELVKAIEEEFGVTAAAPVVVAGGAAAGGEAAAEKTEFDVILADAGAQKIKVIKVVREITGLGLKEAKDLVDNTPKPIKEGVSKEEAEEIKAKLEEVGANVEVK, encoded by the coding sequence ATGACAAAAGAACAAATCATTGAAGCGGTTAAAAATATGACAGTATTAGAATTAAATGAATTAGTAAAAGCAATTGAAGAAGAGTTCGGCGTAACTGCTGCTGCTCCTGTAGTAGTTGCTGGCGGTGCTGCTGCTGGCGGCGAAGCTGCTGCTGAAAAAACAGAATTCGATGTTATCCTTGCTGACGCTGGTGCGCAAAAAATTAAAGTTATCAAAGTTGTTCGTGAAATCACTGGTCTTGGCTTAAAAGAAGCAAAAGACTTAGTTGATAACACTCCAAAACCAATTAAAGAAGGCGTTTCGAAAGAAGAAGCAGAAGAAATCAAAGCAAAACTTGAAGAAGTTGGCGCTAACGTAGAAGTAAAATAA
- a CDS encoding class I SAM-dependent methyltransferase has translation MSEHYYSSTPSSERHPHTWTFVLRGNKLVFTTDSGVFSKREVDFGTRLLIETFTEPDIEGDFLDIGCGYGPIGLAIAKSFPHRHVDMVDINKRAIELAIENKQANDITNVTIYESDLFEQVGDKKFAAILTNPPIRAGKRVVHTIFEQSADHLCENGELWVVIQKKQGAPSALKKLQEVFSHVEVVTKKKGYYIIKAKKC, from the coding sequence TTGAGCGAACATTATTATTCTTCCACCCCGTCATCGGAACGCCATCCTCATACGTGGACGTTTGTATTGCGGGGCAACAAGCTTGTATTTACCACGGACAGCGGTGTATTTTCCAAACGAGAAGTCGATTTTGGCACGCGGCTGTTGATTGAAACGTTTACAGAACCGGATATAGAGGGCGACTTTTTAGATATCGGCTGCGGATATGGTCCGATTGGCTTGGCGATTGCAAAGTCTTTTCCACACCGTCATGTAGACATGGTGGATATTAACAAGCGCGCGATCGAGTTGGCTATTGAAAATAAACAGGCCAACGATATTACAAATGTAACGATTTATGAAAGTGATTTATTTGAGCAAGTAGGCGATAAAAAATTTGCCGCAATTTTAACCAATCCGCCGATTCGCGCCGGAAAACGCGTTGTTCATACGATTTTCGAACAAAGCGCTGACCATCTTTGCGAAAATGGAGAGCTATGGGTTGTGATTCAGAAAAAGCAGGGGGCGCCTTCCGCGTTAAAAAAGCTGCAAGAAGTATTTTCGCATGTAGAAGTGGTGACGAAGAAAAAAGGATATTATATCATAAAGGCGAAAAAATGTTGA